From Agelaius phoeniceus isolate bAgePho1 chromosome 19, bAgePho1.hap1, whole genome shotgun sequence, a single genomic window includes:
- the RHOT1 gene encoding mitochondrial Rho GTPase 1 isoform X2, translating to MLLTTRILLIRLPLILVGNKSDLVEYSSMETILPIMNQYTEIETCVECSAKNLKNISELFYYAQKAVLHPTGPLYCPEEKEMKPACIKALTRIFRISDQDNDGTLNDAELNFFQRICFNTPLAPQALEDVKNVVRKNLSDGVADNGLTLKGFLFLHTLFIQRGRHETTWTVLRRFGYDDDLELTPEYLFPPLKIPPDCTTELNHHAYLFLQSIFDKHDLDRDCALSPDELKDLFKVFPYMPWGPDVNNTVCTNERGWITYQGFLSQWTLTTYLDVQRCLEYLGYLGYSILAEQESQASAITVTRDKKIDLQKKQTQRNVFRCNVVGMKGCGKSGVLQALLGRNLIRQRQIRAEHKSYYAINTVYVYGQEKYLLLHDVSDSDFLTDAETICDAVCLVYDVSNPKSFEYCARIFKQHFMDSRIPCLVVAAKSDLHEVRQEYSISPAEFCRKHKMPPPQAFTCNTADVPSKDIFVKLTTMAMYPHARLRCMCACNRCTFCICQNFLNSDLLQSVKNKLFTAVLNRHVTQADLKSSTFWLRASFGATVFAVLGFAMYKALLKQR from the exons ATGCTGTTAACAACAAGAATTCTATTGATAAG GCTGCCTCTTATATTAGTTGGAAACAAGTCTGATCTAGTGGAGTACAGCAGTATGGAAACTATCCTTCCCATTATGAATCAATATACAGAAATAGAAACTTGTGTAGAG TGTTCAGCCAAAAACTTGAAGAATATATCTGAGCTATTTTATTATGCACAGAAAGCTGTTCTACATCCTACAGGTCCTCTTTATTGCCCAGAGGAGAAAGAG ATGAAACCTGCCTGCATTAAAGCACTGACTCGCATTTTTAGGATTTCTGATCAAGATAATGATGGTACTCTCAATGATGCAGAGCTCAACTTCTTTCAG AGAATTTGTTTTAATACACCACTGGCACCTCAAGCTTTGGAAGACGTAAAGAATGTAGTCAGGAAAAACCTAAGTGATGGAGTTGCAGATAATGGATTGACATTAAAAG gttttctttttctacaCACACTTTTCATTCAGCGAGGAAGGCACGAGACAACCTGGACTGTTTTGCGTCGCTTTGGCTACGACGATGACTTGGAGCTCACACCAGAGTACCTGTTCCCTCC CCTAAAAATTCCCCCTGACTGCACAACAGAACTAAATCATCATGCATACTTGTTTCTTCAAAGTATTTTTGATAAACATGATTTG GATAGAGATTGTGCTTTATCTCCTGATGAATTGAAAGACTTGTTCAAAGTCTTCCCTTACATGCCATGGGGACCTGATGTGAACAACACAGTTTGTACAAATGAAAGAGGATGGATCACGTACCAAGGGTTTCTCTCGCAGTGGAC ACTAACCACATACCTGGATGTGCAGCGTTGCCTGGAGTACCTGGGTTATTTAGGGTACTCCATACTTGCAGAGCAAGAATCTCAAGCATCAGCAATTACAG tgacaagAGATAAAAAGATAGACCTCCAGAAAAAACAGACTCAGCGAAATGTCTTCCGATGCAACGTTGTTGGAATGAAAGGCTGTGGGAAAAGTGGAGTTCTTCAAGCTCTTCTTGGAAGAAATCTAATA aGACAGAGGCAAATACGTGCAGAACACAAATCTTACTATGCCATTAATACAGTCTATGTATATGGACAAGAAAAATACTTGCTG CTACACGATGTCAGTGACTCAGACTTTTTAACTGATGCTGAGACCATATGCGATGCTGTCTGCCTGGTATATGATGTCAGTAATCCAAAATCCTTTGAGTACTGTGCCAGGATTTTTAAG CAGCACTTCATGGACAGCAGAATACCATGTTTAGTGGTAGCTGCCAAGTCCGACTTGCATGAAGTTAGACAGGAATATAGTATTTCTCCTGCTGAATTCTGCAGAAAACACAAAATGCCTCCACCCCAAGCCTTTACTTGTAATACTGCTGATGTGCCGAGTAAGGATATCTTTGTAAAACTGACAACTATGGCAATGTATCC CCATGCCCGGTTACGCTGTATGTGCGCCTGCAACAGGTGTACATTTTGCATCTGTCAGAACTTCCTCAACTCAGACTTGCTGCAATCTGTAAAGAACAAACTCTTCACTGCAGTTCTTAACAG GCATGTGACACAAGCGGACCTCAAGAGCTCAACGTTCTGGCTCCGAGCAAGTTTTGGTGCTACTGTGTTTGCAGTTTTGGGTTTTGCCATGTACAAAGCACTACTAAAGCAGCGATGA